One region of Natrinema salaciae genomic DNA includes:
- a CDS encoding NUDIX hydrolase has protein sequence MPTDPLAWETRERRVAYSCPGFDIVNESVRLPDGAETEFDYLSEPASVCVLPFTPDGDVVCIEEWRQAVSRISRGLPVGGTEPEDADLEVSARRELAEETGYEAETLEPLVTVEPANGIADAVLHFFVARGCRPTAEQRLDHNESIRVRERSLEEVTDAVADGEIRDGRTVLAISYYRLFGDRRGSTEK, from the coding sequence ATGCCGACCGATCCACTCGCCTGGGAGACGCGCGAGCGACGGGTAGCCTACTCCTGTCCGGGGTTCGACATCGTTAACGAGTCCGTTCGACTGCCCGACGGGGCCGAGACCGAGTTCGACTACCTGTCGGAACCCGCGAGCGTCTGTGTCCTGCCGTTCACGCCCGACGGCGACGTCGTCTGTATCGAGGAGTGGCGACAGGCCGTCTCGCGGATCAGCCGCGGGCTTCCCGTCGGCGGTACCGAACCCGAGGACGCCGATCTCGAGGTATCGGCACGCCGGGAACTCGCCGAGGAAACCGGCTACGAGGCCGAGACCCTCGAACCGCTGGTGACCGTCGAGCCGGCCAACGGGATCGCGGACGCCGTCTTGCACTTCTTCGTCGCTCGGGGCTGCCGGCCGACCGCCGAACAGCGACTCGATCACAACGAGAGCATTCGGGTCCGAGAACGCTCGCTCGAGGAGGTGACCGACGCGGTTGCCGACGGCGAGATCCGCGACGGCCGGACGGTCCTCGCGATCTCGTACTACCGGCTGTTCGGTGATCGCCGAGGGTCGACAGAAAAATAG
- a CDS encoding PadR family transcriptional regulator, producing MDQLTGFQRDLLYVIAGKDRPSGQEILDDINSYIDQPVTHGRLYPNLDTLVEKELVEKGELDRRTNYYALTPKGRRALQRRQEWVDQYVDV from the coding sequence ATGGACCAGCTAACTGGCTTCCAACGCGACCTGTTGTACGTGATCGCAGGGAAAGACCGGCCGTCCGGGCAGGAGATTCTCGACGACATCAATAGCTACATCGATCAACCGGTCACGCACGGCCGATTGTATCCGAACCTCGATACGCTCGTCGAGAAGGAGCTCGTCGAAAAAGGCGAACTCGACCGACGGACGAACTACTACGCGCTGACGCCGAAGGGCCGACGCGCGTTGCAGCGACGCCAGGAGTGGGTCGACCAGTACGTCGACGTCTGA
- a CDS encoding DUF7511 domain-containing protein, producing the protein MDGSAHGSDEGTTHEYAADTDESETAGAVLFDAIVVRYRSASDRCTLVPHDGTTEEKLNSWLTADLETVVDLDDAR; encoded by the coding sequence ATGGACGGCTCTGCCCACGGGAGCGACGAGGGAACTACTCACGAGTACGCGGCCGACACCGACGAGAGCGAGACCGCGGGTGCGGTACTGTTCGATGCCATCGTCGTCCGCTACCGGTCCGCCAGTGACCGGTGTACGCTCGTCCCTCACGACGGCACCACCGAAGAGAAACTGAACAGCTGGCTGACGGCGGATCTGGAGACGGTCGTCGATCTCGACGACGCTCGCTGA
- a CDS encoding PPOX class F420-dependent oxidoreductase: MASIPDDFHDLFEKKTFAHVATLTSDGLPHVTPVWIDYDADDDHLLVNTERGRQKERNVQNNPGVGVSMTDPDDPYRFVSVIGEVDEITTDGARAHIDELARRYMDVDEYPNPIETERVLLRIRADRVL, encoded by the coding sequence GTGGCTTCGATACCCGACGACTTCCACGACCTGTTCGAAAAGAAAACGTTCGCCCACGTCGCGACGCTGACCAGCGACGGACTCCCGCACGTCACCCCGGTGTGGATCGACTACGACGCGGACGACGACCACCTGCTGGTCAATACCGAACGCGGCCGGCAAAAAGAACGGAACGTCCAGAACAATCCCGGCGTCGGCGTCAGCATGACCGACCCCGACGACCCCTACCGGTTCGTCTCGGTAATCGGCGAAGTCGACGAGATCACGACCGACGGCGCTCGAGCGCACATCGACGAACTAGCTCGGCGATACATGGACGTCGACGAGTATCCGAATCCGATCGAAACCGAGCGCGTGCTGTTGCGGATTCGAGCGGATCGCGTGCTGTAG
- a CDS encoding acetolactate synthase large subunit, which produces MQTASDLLVTCLETEGVDRVFGVPGEEIEDLLFSLRASSIRFVPTRHEQGAAFMADVHGRLTGEAGVCCSTLGPGATNLMTGVADAQLDKSPVVAITGQGGRERLHKESHQALDVVDIFEPIVAWNSQIAEPEIVPESVRKAFKLAEYEKPGATHLEFPEDVAAEAVEGEPIERRDPVRRPDPDDESAERAARLITEAERPILLAGNGAVRTRASEHIRAIVDRVGLPVVETYMGKGAISDREQASLMTLDSGPAGEAARAIERADCVVAVGYDIAEHDPQGWNPDLEKTVVHVDYEPAEVYRHYNPDVEIVADVGAALEAIDERLADGACSLWCDDLHDRLLEGVTEPPAEDDPITVRNALPLLREAMADADVLVSDVGSHKMAIAQSFPTYEPNTCVISNGLASMGIAVPGALAADLAIDANVVAGTGDGGFMMNAAELETATRLDCGFTTVVFDDEDYGLISEKQVAHRNEHTGTELTTPDLVTFAESFGIEAYRPETWAEIEAAFSAAVPSDELALIQLRLE; this is translated from the coding sequence ATGCAGACGGCATCCGACCTGCTCGTTACCTGTCTCGAGACCGAGGGCGTCGACCGCGTCTTCGGCGTCCCCGGCGAGGAGATCGAGGACCTGCTGTTCTCGCTGCGAGCGTCCTCGATTCGGTTCGTTCCGACTCGACACGAACAGGGGGCGGCGTTCATGGCCGACGTCCACGGCCGGCTGACCGGCGAGGCGGGCGTCTGCTGCTCGACGCTCGGTCCCGGCGCGACGAATCTCATGACCGGCGTCGCCGACGCCCAACTCGACAAGAGCCCGGTCGTCGCGATCACCGGCCAGGGTGGTCGCGAGCGACTGCACAAGGAGAGCCACCAGGCGCTGGACGTGGTCGACATCTTCGAGCCGATCGTGGCGTGGAACTCCCAGATCGCCGAACCAGAGATCGTGCCCGAATCGGTCCGGAAAGCGTTCAAGCTCGCCGAGTACGAGAAGCCGGGGGCGACCCACCTCGAGTTCCCCGAGGACGTCGCGGCCGAAGCGGTCGAGGGCGAGCCGATCGAGCGCCGCGATCCGGTTCGGCGGCCGGACCCGGACGACGAGTCGGCCGAGCGAGCGGCGCGGTTGATCACCGAGGCCGAGCGCCCGATCCTGCTCGCGGGCAACGGCGCGGTCCGGACCCGCGCGTCGGAACACATTCGCGCGATCGTCGACCGCGTCGGGCTCCCCGTCGTCGAGACGTACATGGGGAAGGGGGCGATCTCGGACCGCGAGCAGGCCTCGCTGATGACGCTCGACTCGGGACCGGCCGGGGAAGCCGCGCGGGCGATCGAGCGAGCGGACTGCGTCGTCGCAGTGGGCTACGACATCGCCGAGCACGATCCGCAGGGGTGGAACCCCGACCTCGAGAAGACCGTCGTCCACGTCGATTACGAACCCGCGGAGGTCTACCGACACTACAACCCCGACGTGGAGATCGTCGCGGACGTGGGCGCGGCGCTCGAGGCGATCGACGAGCGGCTCGCAGACGGGGCGTGTTCGCTGTGGTGTGACGACCTCCACGACAGGCTGCTCGAGGGGGTGACGGAGCCGCCGGCGGAAGACGATCCGATCACCGTCAGGAACGCCCTGCCGCTGCTGCGGGAGGCGATGGCGGATGCGGACGTGCTCGTTTCGGACGTCGGCAGTCACAAGATGGCGATCGCTCAGTCGTTTCCGACCTACGAGCCGAACACGTGCGTGATCTCGAACGGGCTGGCGAGCATGGGGATCGCCGTGCCGGGCGCGCTGGCAGCCGATCTGGCGATCGACGCGAACGTCGTCGCGGGGACCGGTGACGGCGGCTTCATGATGAACGCGGCCGAACTCGAGACGGCGACGCGGCTGGACTGTGGCTTTACGACCGTCGTGTTCGACGACGAGGACTACGGCCTGATCTCCGAGAAACAGGTAGCCCACCGGAACGAACACACCGGAACCGAGCTGACGACGCCGGACCTGGTGACGTTCGCCGAGAGCTTCGGGATCGAGGCGTACCGCCCCGAGACCTGGGCCGAGATCGAGGCCGCATTTTCGGCGGCCGTCCCGTCCGACGAACTGGCGTTGATCCAGCTCCGCCTCGAGTGA
- a CDS encoding Eco57I restriction-modification methylase domain-containing protein — translation MQRDPTYRTNCGLFSTRYLEAELPETDAWNAVDRDELRAAYDEIDDRWERLREGPATETAARLEAAFVRPVFRTLGIPFEADGRTDRPRQRPDYAFFDATATARDAVDRRDGGGDFYADAVAVADVRRWDRPLDTRGSGEFERDWERPGHRMRVSLRETPTRWGVLTNGRMWRLYRASTGHRPDSYYEIDLPTALQTGDLEAFKYFYCVFRHEAFVEDADGDCFLDDVYSESEAAVRTRSSDLAENAREALETLVAGFRNHPDNDIDERDLESVRDAALVYLFRLLVVCYADSGGRGPLEAAAGSGGRASGLRSIERAVAAEFDETGRAAQDRRPTLQSRLDDVFERFDERTALTEGSKARAADSAERCWLFRTDPGESGRRETRFLATHAVGDTCLRRVIELLTRRPGPSGDGQTAIDYGSLDADRLGCLYEGLLEYEPGVATEPLALEDGEYVSAADADAVAVEPGEVYLATDSGERKATGSYYTPEYLVEYIVERTLEPLVAAVREQVLARHAPDSPGFADAFADRIFDLNVLDPAMGCGRFLARTVDYLAREVADAYATQAAAAGVETVPDGRDSRWARRRVARQCVYGVDCDPLAVELARLSLWLRTGVDDAPLGRPGRHLRAGNALVGGSLAEIEDLTAAVDGWAEDVQQPRFRRRLEAVANVRTAREFGSVDVPADAVDRLTAATGDGTCAGDDETWARLARAEWFETAQARADAEGYVHWPLAFPDVFYEDDGTERERPGFDAVVGNPPWVATAGRSDISAAIEPALWSYLEDAFEATENQFDLAVALYERAVRLSRDGRVGLVVPDSILTREGNEPIRTFLLEKTSLSRIVRVGTAFEGVETGAVVCISGDGEDGVRCADAAERTTLTSLSYDAIPQRVFERQDANRFLIHLDDEARSILETIDRHTPLEEYATLSRGEECGKRADHLASSRQADGRPIVPGGAVQRYGFDDDAIRYVEPDDIAKDEAYYRSPKLVFRQTSESLVGTYDAAGRVTIKSAYGIHAASDSSDELKHLLGALNSPLLNFYHHYRHAAYRSVFPQINQSTFEAVPIAMDDGPDSRLVEAVDERLAATAERSRLSPDVHDHLGRYEDGESLGAVADCRPVDGVEATKLAATTETWPNLLLGTVDIAAGERPLVLRATVRYKPDADAPETDQWGYAETEPIPALEWHDIDAGHAALVEAFVPAAVDAGRGFAGFRKRATKTTSPLDRLRSVTLPRLADVTDGLDAYLDDRARTAELDERIAALDRRIADRVFDLYGLPSDERTRVRSEFGGDSGG, via the coding sequence ATGCAGCGAGACCCCACGTACCGCACGAATTGCGGCCTGTTCTCGACGCGCTACCTCGAGGCGGAACTGCCCGAGACGGACGCGTGGAACGCGGTCGACCGCGACGAGCTTCGAGCAGCGTACGACGAGATCGACGACCGCTGGGAGCGCCTGCGTGAGGGGCCGGCGACCGAAACCGCGGCGCGGCTCGAGGCGGCGTTCGTTCGGCCGGTGTTTCGAACGCTCGGTATTCCGTTCGAGGCCGACGGCCGGACCGACCGACCGCGGCAGCGGCCCGACTACGCCTTCTTCGACGCCACAGCGACGGCTCGCGACGCGGTCGATCGACGGGACGGCGGCGGGGACTTCTACGCGGATGCGGTCGCCGTCGCCGACGTCAGGCGGTGGGATCGACCGCTCGATACTCGCGGGAGCGGCGAGTTCGAGCGCGACTGGGAGCGTCCCGGACACCGGATGCGCGTCTCGCTCCGGGAAACGCCCACCCGATGGGGCGTGCTGACGAACGGTCGGATGTGGCGACTCTATCGCGCGTCGACGGGCCATCGACCGGACTCGTACTACGAGATCGATCTACCGACGGCGCTCCAGACCGGCGACCTCGAGGCGTTCAAGTACTTCTACTGTGTGTTCCGCCACGAGGCGTTCGTCGAGGACGCGGACGGCGACTGTTTCCTCGACGACGTGTACAGCGAGAGCGAGGCCGCCGTACGGACGCGCTCGTCCGACCTCGCGGAGAACGCCCGGGAAGCACTCGAGACGCTCGTCGCGGGGTTCCGGAACCACCCCGACAACGACATCGACGAGCGCGACCTCGAGTCGGTCCGTGACGCCGCGCTCGTCTACCTGTTCCGGCTCCTCGTCGTCTGCTACGCCGACAGCGGGGGCCGCGGGCCGCTCGAGGCGGCCGCCGGCAGTGGCGGGCGGGCGAGCGGGCTGCGATCGATCGAACGGGCGGTCGCCGCCGAGTTCGATGAGACGGGCCGCGCCGCACAGGATCGCCGACCCACACTCCAGTCGCGGCTGGACGACGTGTTCGAGCGGTTCGACGAGCGAACCGCGTTGACCGAGGGCTCCAAAGCCCGAGCCGCGGATTCCGCCGAGCGGTGCTGGCTGTTCCGCACCGATCCCGGCGAGAGCGGGCGGCGGGAGACGCGGTTTCTCGCCACGCACGCAGTCGGCGATACGTGCCTGCGGCGCGTGATCGAGCTACTGACGCGACGGCCGGGTCCGAGCGGCGACGGCCAGACGGCCATCGACTACGGGTCGCTCGACGCGGACCGCCTCGGCTGTCTCTACGAGGGGCTGCTCGAGTACGAGCCGGGCGTTGCCACGGAGCCGCTGGCGCTCGAGGACGGCGAGTACGTGAGTGCCGCCGACGCCGACGCGGTCGCGGTGGAGCCGGGCGAGGTGTACCTCGCGACCGACAGCGGCGAACGGAAGGCGACGGGGTCGTACTACACGCCCGAGTACCTCGTCGAATACATCGTCGAACGCACGCTCGAGCCGCTCGTCGCGGCCGTTCGCGAGCAGGTACTGGCGCGACACGCCCCGGATTCGCCCGGCTTCGCCGACGCGTTCGCCGACCGGATATTCGACCTGAACGTGCTCGATCCCGCGATGGGCTGCGGACGGTTCCTCGCGCGCACCGTCGACTATCTCGCTCGCGAGGTCGCCGACGCGTACGCGACGCAGGCGGCGGCTGCGGGCGTCGAGACGGTTCCCGACGGACGCGATAGCCGCTGGGCGCGTCGGCGGGTCGCTCGGCAGTGCGTCTACGGCGTCGACTGCGATCCGCTCGCTGTCGAACTGGCGCGGCTGTCGCTGTGGCTTCGCACGGGAGTCGACGACGCGCCGCTCGGACGCCCCGGTCGGCACCTGCGGGCCGGAAACGCGCTCGTGGGCGGATCGCTCGCGGAGATCGAGGACCTGACGGCGGCGGTCGACGGCTGGGCCGAGGACGTCCAGCAGCCGCGGTTCCGGCGGCGACTCGAGGCCGTGGCGAACGTCCGGACGGCCCGCGAGTTCGGCTCGGTGGACGTCCCGGCCGATGCGGTCGACCGGCTGACCGCCGCGACGGGCGACGGGACGTGCGCGGGAGACGACGAGACGTGGGCGCGGCTCGCTCGAGCCGAGTGGTTCGAGACCGCGCAGGCGCGGGCCGACGCCGAGGGCTACGTTCACTGGCCCCTGGCGTTCCCCGACGTGTTCTACGAGGACGACGGGACCGAGCGGGAGCGGCCGGGGTTCGATGCGGTCGTCGGAAACCCGCCGTGGGTCGCGACGGCCGGCCGGAGCGATATCAGCGCGGCGATCGAGCCGGCCCTGTGGTCCTACCTGGAGGACGCGTTCGAGGCGACCGAGAATCAGTTCGACCTCGCGGTCGCCCTCTACGAACGGGCGGTTCGGCTGTCTCGTGACGGCCGCGTCGGACTCGTCGTCCCCGATTCGATCCTCACTCGCGAGGGGAACGAGCCGATCCGGACGTTCCTTCTCGAGAAGACGTCGCTGTCGCGGATCGTTCGGGTCGGAACCGCGTTCGAAGGCGTCGAAACGGGTGCCGTCGTCTGCATCAGCGGCGACGGCGAGGACGGCGTTCGCTGTGCCGATGCGGCCGAGCGGACGACGTTGACGTCGCTCTCGTACGACGCGATCCCCCAGCGGGTGTTCGAACGGCAGGACGCGAACCGGTTCCTGATCCACCTCGACGACGAGGCGCGCTCGATACTGGAAACGATCGACCGCCACACCCCGCTCGAGGAGTACGCGACCCTCTCGCGCGGCGAGGAGTGCGGAAAGCGGGCCGACCATCTGGCGTCGAGTCGGCAGGCGGACGGGCGGCCGATCGTCCCCGGCGGCGCGGTGCAACGCTACGGATTCGACGACGACGCGATTCGGTACGTCGAACCGGACGACATCGCGAAAGACGAGGCGTACTATCGGAGCCCGAAGCTGGTGTTCAGACAGACCAGCGAGTCGCTCGTCGGGACCTACGACGCCGCCGGTCGCGTCACGATCAAGTCGGCGTACGGGATCCACGCCGCGTCGGACTCGAGCGACGAACTCAAACACCTGCTCGGCGCGCTGAACTCGCCGCTGTTGAACTTCTACCACCACTACAGGCACGCCGCGTACCGCTCGGTCTTCCCGCAGATCAATCAGTCGACGTTCGAGGCAGTTCCCATCGCGATGGACGACGGCCCCGACTCGAGGCTCGTCGAGGCGGTCGACGAGCGACTCGCGGCCACGGCCGAGCGATCGCGGCTCTCGCCGGACGTCCACGACCACCTCGGGCGGTACGAGGACGGCGAGTCGCTGGGTGCGGTCGCCGACTGCCGGCCCGTCGACGGCGTCGAAGCGACGAAGCTCGCGGCGACGACCGAGACGTGGCCGAACCTCCTGCTCGGGACCGTCGATATCGCGGCCGGGGAGCGACCGCTCGTCCTGCGGGCGACCGTTCGATACAAACCGGACGCGGACGCCCCCGAGACCGACCAGTGGGGGTACGCCGAGACCGAGCCGATCCCGGCGCTGGAGTGGCACGATATCGACGCGGGCCACGCGGCGCTCGTCGAGGCCTTCGTTCCCGCCGCCGTCGACGCCGGCCGGGGGTTCGCCGGGTTCAGGAAACGGGCGACGAAGACGACCTCGCCGCTCGATCGCCTGCGGTCGGTGACGCTGCCTCGGCTCGCAGACGTTACGGACGGGCTGGACGCGTATCTCGACGACCGCGCTCGCACCGCGGAACTGGACGAGCGAATCGCGGCCCTCGACCGGCGGATCGCCGACCGCGTGTTCGATCTGTACGGCCTCCCGTCCGACGAGCGGACGCGAGTCCGCAGCGAATTCGGCGGCGATTCGGGCGGCTAA
- a CDS encoding helix-turn-helix domain-containing protein: MAIVAEILLSERSLPLVGLARSIPSGEISLPHSIPLESWNCLMVSVDADSREAFERELDAQDEIRETTTIGKTGDGWFYQVFIDGDSLRVDGCDPDAFEGALLEATITGDGWRERKVFADYDAFTIFRDRCELNDLPVELLSIDSDPDDPDERTQFGLTDRQYTALTLAFSRGYYDSPRRTSTAQLADELDISAASVSNLLRRAEHQLVKQTLGPDPYINGLTA, from the coding sequence ATGGCTATCGTTGCAGAGATCCTCCTTTCGGAGAGGTCGCTCCCGCTCGTTGGTCTCGCGAGATCGATTCCGAGCGGTGAGATTTCGCTACCCCATTCGATTCCGCTGGAGAGCTGGAACTGCCTCATGGTCAGTGTCGACGCCGATTCACGGGAGGCGTTCGAACGTGAACTCGACGCCCAAGACGAGATCCGTGAGACGACGACGATCGGGAAGACCGGCGACGGCTGGTTCTACCAGGTGTTCATCGACGGCGATTCGTTACGGGTCGACGGCTGTGATCCCGATGCGTTCGAGGGCGCACTCCTCGAGGCGACGATTACCGGCGACGGCTGGCGAGAACGGAAGGTTTTCGCCGACTACGACGCGTTCACGATCTTTCGCGACCGATGCGAACTGAACGACCTGCCGGTGGAACTGCTGAGCATCGATTCGGACCCCGACGACCCGGACGAACGCACTCAGTTCGGCCTCACCGACAGACAGTACACCGCGCTGACGCTCGCGTTCTCTCGTGGATACTACGACTCGCCACGGCGCACGTCGACCGCCCAACTCGCCGACGAACTCGACATTTCCGCGGCATCGGTGTCGAATCTCCTCCGCCGAGCCGAACACCAACTCGTGAAACAGACGCTCGGACCGGACCCCTATATAAACGGGCTTACTGCCTAG
- a CDS encoding SDR family oxidoreductase produces MSQTDDSTSDEQGTMPLTESVAIVTGASSGIGAATATALAAEGATVVLAARRVDKLEALADRIETDGGDALVVQTDVTDEDDIDSLVQTVTDEYERIDILVNNAGVMLLEPLERADRSNFRQMVEVNLIGLMNLTHAVVPIMREQGEGHVVNVSSVAGRMTNAFSSGYNATKFGVNGFTDAVRKEVSADGVRTTIIEPGAVDTELPTHIPDDQVLEQFSEMDLPTLEADDIARAITYATTQPQHVDINEMLIRPTGQTSL; encoded by the coding sequence ATGTCACAAACCGACGATTCGACGAGCGACGAGCAGGGCACGATGCCACTCACTGAATCGGTTGCGATCGTCACTGGCGCGTCCTCAGGAATCGGAGCAGCGACCGCAACGGCGCTCGCTGCCGAAGGTGCAACAGTCGTCCTCGCGGCCCGTCGCGTCGACAAACTCGAAGCGCTCGCCGACCGAATCGAGACGGACGGTGGCGACGCCCTCGTCGTTCAGACAGACGTCACCGACGAGGACGATATCGACTCGCTCGTCCAGACGGTCACTGACGAGTACGAACGGATCGATATCCTCGTCAACAACGCCGGCGTCATGCTCCTCGAACCACTCGAGCGCGCCGACCGGTCGAACTTCAGACAGATGGTCGAGGTCAATCTCATCGGTCTCATGAACCTCACGCACGCCGTGGTGCCGATCATGCGGGAGCAAGGCGAAGGCCACGTCGTCAACGTCTCCTCAGTCGCCGGTCGGATGACAAACGCGTTCTCGAGCGGATACAACGCCACGAAGTTCGGCGTCAACGGCTTCACCGACGCTGTGCGCAAGGAGGTCTCGGCCGACGGCGTCCGGACCACGATCATCGAACCAGGTGCAGTCGATACGGAACTCCCGACACACATTCCGGACGACCAAGTCCTCGAACAATTCAGCGAGATGGATCTGCCGACCCTCGAGGCCGACGATATCGCCCGTGCGATCACCTACGCCACCACGCAACCACAACACGTGGACATCAACGAAATGCTAATTCGGCCAACCGGCCAGACGAGCCTCTGA
- a CDS encoding DUF7563 family protein, translated as MVCVTIAPWSTVDRSTCLHCGTHVTDRFRRVFGDDDQAHRCGDCDSDIRLSRGSDAGLGGGIRVSRPASPLWDTVTARTKPSQIRTYDEL; from the coding sequence GTGGTCTGCGTGACGATCGCCCCGTGGTCAACGGTCGATCGATCGACGTGTCTCCACTGTGGTACTCACGTCACTGATCGGTTCCGTCGCGTCTTCGGTGACGACGACCAAGCCCATCGCTGCGGCGACTGTGATTCCGACATCCGACTGAGTCGCGGCTCCGACGCTGGCCTCGGCGGTGGGATTCGTGTCTCGAGGCCAGCGTCCCCTCTATGGGATACTGTGACCGCTCGAACAAAACCGTCTCAGATACGTACGTACGACGAATTGTGA
- a CDS encoding tyrosine-type recombinase/integrase, with translation MSRDRRRPEPEDFTPREAVRRYLRRREPDSTEGSLHGWEYRLKLWIEWCESIGIETVGELRPYDMDEYYEIRASDVAPATLEGEMWTLTQLAEFLEDLGAVEDGLADAVRIPDLDPEDRSNDTKLHTEDAAALLEFYRNSETKYGTRAHAFLELAWFTGARQGGLRALDLRDVELGENPYVDFRHRPDTGTALKNKLGGERPVALTDETAAVLREYLQNDRYDVHDDHGRQPFLASAQGRPNSNTLRVWSYLATLPCNFEPCPHGRERDACQYTEYGHCSKCPSSRSPHQIRTGSITWFLNRGWPPEDVAERVNASVKTIEQHYDKADPHERRRRLRDRMEERRRPLVNQLSLSANDN, from the coding sequence ATGAGTAGGGACCGCCGCCGGCCCGAACCCGAGGACTTCACCCCTCGCGAGGCGGTCCGCCGGTATCTTCGCCGACGGGAACCCGATTCGACCGAGGGGAGCCTTCACGGATGGGAGTACCGACTCAAGCTCTGGATCGAGTGGTGCGAGTCGATCGGCATCGAGACCGTGGGTGAGTTGCGCCCGTACGATATGGACGAGTACTACGAAATCCGGGCGTCGGATGTCGCCCCGGCCACCCTCGAGGGCGAGATGTGGACGCTGACGCAACTCGCCGAGTTTCTCGAGGACCTCGGTGCCGTCGAGGATGGGCTGGCCGACGCGGTCCGAATTCCTGATCTCGACCCGGAGGATCGATCGAACGATACGAAGCTCCACACTGAGGACGCGGCCGCGTTGCTCGAGTTCTACCGGAACAGCGAGACGAAGTACGGGACGCGCGCTCACGCGTTTCTCGAGCTAGCTTGGTTCACCGGCGCGAGACAGGGTGGCCTCCGGGCGCTCGATCTCCGTGATGTCGAACTCGGCGAGAATCCGTACGTCGACTTCCGCCACCGCCCCGATACCGGGACGGCGCTGAAGAACAAACTCGGCGGTGAGCGTCCGGTTGCGCTTACGGACGAAACCGCGGCTGTCCTTCGGGAGTATCTGCAGAACGACCGATACGATGTCCACGACGACCACGGTCGACAGCCGTTCCTCGCGAGCGCCCAGGGTCGCCCGAATAGTAACACGCTCCGGGTTTGGAGTTACCTTGCGACTCTCCCCTGTAATTTCGAGCCGTGTCCACACGGGCGGGAGCGGGACGCGTGCCAGTACACAGAGTACGGTCACTGTAGTAAGTGCCCGAGTTCTCGGTCACCGCACCAGATACGGACTGGTTCGATCACGTGGTTTCTAAACCGCGGATGGCCGCCGGAAGACGTTGCCGAGCGGGTCAATGCGAGCGTGAAGACGATCGAACAACACTACGACAAAGCCGACCCACACGAGCGGCGTCGACGCCTCCGAGATCGGATGGAAGAGCGCCGTCGCCCGCTCGTGAATCAACTCTCCCTATCTGCCAATGACAACTGA
- a CDS encoding PadR family transcriptional regulator translates to MYDDSSRGLESPDTTDASTVSDQRLVADGGTTWGDLTGFQRDTLEAIARLEHDDETSYGLAIKRHLEPQYGEVNHGRLYSNLDTLVERGLVEKSAFDKRTNEYTLTGDGRRLLRQRVERLADTFEIEIGVTDGGRNE, encoded by the coding sequence ATGTACGACGACAGTTCGCGGGGTCTTGAAAGCCCCGACACGACAGACGCATCGACCGTTTCTGACCAGCGACTTGTGGCCGACGGCGGCACGACGTGGGGTGATCTCACCGGGTTCCAGCGTGACACCCTGGAGGCAATCGCTCGCCTCGAGCACGATGACGAGACCAGTTACGGGCTCGCGATCAAGCGTCACCTCGAGCCCCAATACGGTGAGGTGAACCACGGACGGCTGTATTCGAACCTCGATACGCTCGTGGAGCGCGGGCTCGTCGAGAAGTCCGCATTCGACAAGCGAACGAACGAGTACACGCTCACGGGCGATGGCCGGAGGCTGCTACGCCAGCGCGTCGAGCGCCTCGCAGATACCTTCGAGATCGAAATTGGTGTGACCGACGGTGGTCGGAATGAGTGA
- a CDS encoding winged helix-turn-helix domain-containing protein translates to MRHRGEWMQLPTDDYILETLDTGLGLTPAVIAWNIDKGRTTVQKRLNPLASAGLIERVDEKGYYRITDDGHAYLEGDLDASELEPAED, encoded by the coding sequence ATGAGACACCGGGGGGAGTGGATGCAGTTGCCAACCGATGACTACATCCTCGAAACTCTCGACACCGGACTCGGACTTACTCCTGCAGTAATTGCCTGGAACATCGACAAGGGAAGAACGACAGTCCAAAAGCGGCTCAACCCGCTCGCTTCTGCAGGGCTTATCGAACGAGTTGACGAGAAAGGTTACTACAGAATCACTGACGACGGTCACGCCTATCTCGAGGGGGATCTCGACGCGAGCGAACTCGAGCCTGCCGAGGACTGA